CCCAAGGCCGTCGAGCTGGCCGAGCGCCTGGCCAACTACGCCCCGGGCGACCTGAACAAGGTCTTCTTCTCCACCGGTGGCGGCGAGGCCGTCGAGACCGCCTGGAAGCTCGCCAAGCAGTACTTCAAGCTGATCGGCAAGCCGACCAAGTACAAGGTCATCTCCCGCGCCATCGCCTACCACGGCACCCCGCAGGGCGCGCTGTCCATCACCGGCCTGCCGGGCCTGAAGGCCCCGTTCGAGCCGCTGGTGCCGGGCACCCACAAGGCCCCGAACACCAACATCTACCGCGCCCCGCACTACCTTGAGGGCCCCGACGGCACCGTCGACCCCGAGGCGTACGGCCGCTGGTGCGCCGACCAGGTCGAGGAGGCGATCCTCTTCGAGGGCCCCGAGACCGTCGCCGCCGTCTTCGTCGAGCCGGTGCAGAACGCCGGTGGCTGCTTCCCGCCGCCGCCCGGCTACTTCCAGCGCCTGCGCGAGATCTGTGACCGCCACGACGTGCTGATGGTCTCGGACGAGGTCATCTGCGCCTTCGGCCGCCTCGGCACCATGTTCGGCGCCGACAAGTTCGGCTACGTGCCGGACATGATCACCTGCGCCAAGGGCATGACCTCGGGCTACTCCCCGATCGGCGCCACGATCATCTCGGACCGCATCGCCGAGCCGTTCTACAAGGGTGACAACACCTTCCTGCACGGCTACACCTTCGCCGGCCACCCGGTCTCCTCGGCCGTGGCGCTCGCCAACCTCGACATCTTCGAGCGCGAGGGCCTCAACCAGCACGTGCTCGACAACGAGTCGCGCTTCCTGGGCACCCTGAGCAAGCTGCGCGACCTGCCGATCGTCGGCGACGTCCGCGGCAACGGCTACTTCTACGGCATCGAGCTCGTGAAGGACAAGATCACCAAGGAGTCCTTCAACGACGAGGAGACCGAGCGCGTGCTCTACGGCTTCCTCTCGAAGGCTCTCTTCGACAACGGCCTGTACTGCCGCGCCGACGACCGTGGCGACCCGGTCGTCCAGCTGGCCCCGCCGCTGATCTCCGACCAGTCGACCTTCGACGAGATCGAGCAGATCCTGCGGACCAGCCTCACCGACGCGTGGGCGAAGCTCTGATCCCCTGAGCCCTCTTCCCCACCCTCCGCCGAAGGGCGGTCCCGCTCCCGCGGGGCCGCCCTTCGGCGTTCACACCACCGTCACCGAACATCACAGTCGTACGACCAAACATGCCTGAATGCGGGTGATTTGCCCGTGATGGACCAGTGCGCCGCAACCGCGACCCGCCACGGTCGTTCTAATCTGACGACTGTCATATCCCTGCGGCCACCCAGGATGGAACCTCATGTCAGCGGCACCGCCTGACAACGACGTGCTGTGGGCCCGGGGGATCGTCAAGTCCCATCACAGCACCCCCGCCCTGCGCGGCATCTCGCTCGGCGTCCGCGAGGGCGAGGTACTCGCCGTCACCGGCCCGCGCGGCTCCGGCAAGAGCACCCTGCTCGGCTGCCTCTCCGCCCGGCTCCCGGTCGACGAGGGCGAGGTCTGGTTCAACAGCGCCCCCGTGCACACCCTCAACCGGGCCGGCCGCGAACGGCTGCGCCGCGACCGCTTCGGCTTCGTCGGCTCCGAGCCGCAGCTCGTCCCCGAACTGACGGCCCGGGAGAACGTCGCCCTGCCCCTGCTGCTCGCCGGGGCCGGCAACAAGGCCGCGTACACCGCCGCCGACGAGTGGCTGGAGCGCCTGGACGTCGGCGACTTCGCCAGGCACCGCCCCGACCGGCTGGTCCAGAGCCAGCGCCAGCGGGTCGCCGTCGCCCGCGCCCTCGCCCCGCAGCCGCCCGTCGTCTTCGCCGACGACCCCACCGCCCCGCTGCACCGCGAGGCCGCCGACCAGGTCCTGCGGATACTGACCAGCGCCGCCCGCTCGCACCAGCTCACCCTCGTCCTGGCCACCCACGACCCCGAACTCGTCCGGTTCGCGGACCGCGCCGTCGCCCTCGTCGACGGCCGGCTCACCGCCCCCGCCGCCCCCGTCCCGCGCGGGACCACCGGAGCACCCGCCGTCACGGCCACCCGCCTCTGACGACGGACGACACCGAGCCGTTGACGACACCGTGCCGCTGACGACGCCGAGCCGCTGAAAGAGTCGCCGTGTTCTATCTCCGTCTGGCCCGGGGCTACCGGGCGCCCGACCTCGGCCGCTGGCTGCTCACCACACTGGCCGCCGCCGTGGTGGCCGCCTTCCTGCTGCGCTCCCTCGGCCGGGCCATGAGCGACCCGCTCGGCGGTGCCGACCCGCTGGTCCGGCTGCTCTGGTGCCTGCCCCCGCTCGCCGCCGTCGCCTGGTTCGCCGCCGTCGCCGCCCGCTCGGTCCCCGCCCGGCGGCCCGAGCGGATCGCCGGCCTCACCGCCGCCGGGGCCGGCTCCCGCCGGATCCGGGCCCTGATCGCCGGCGAGGTCGCCCTCGCCTGCACCCTCGGCAGCGTGCTCACCCTGCTGGTCTTCCTGGTACTGCGCAACGACATCGCCGGGCCCTCACTGGCCCCCGACCTCGGCATGGGCGTCCCGCTGCCGGCCGCCGCACCGGTCACCCTGCTCGCCCTGGTCCCGCTCACCGCCGGCATCGCCGCCGCCTGCGCGGTGCCCGTCACCGAGGACCTGCCCGGCGGCCGCACCCACCACCGCACCGGCTTCGGCGTCTGGCGGATCGCGCTGCCGATCGGAGTGAGCGTGATCGGCGCGGCCCTCGAACTCATCGCGCTGCGGCCCGGAGCCCCCGCCGACGGCCGCCCGATCCACCTGCCCGCCGGGCTCGGCACCACCAGCACCGCCGCCCTCGGCGGCTGGGCGGCCGGCGCACTGGGCCTCGCCCTGCTCACCGGCCCGCTGCTGGCCTGGGCCGGACGGCTGCTCGCCCTCGGCCGGCCCACCCCGCTACGGCTGCTGGCCGGCCGCGGGCTCACCGCCCAGGCCCCCCGCCTCGGCGCGCCGCTGGCCGTCCTCACCCTGGCCGTCGCGCTGGTGCTCACCACCATCCGCTACTGGATCGGCACCCCCGGCAGCGCCGACGCCCTGCCCGCCGTCGAGGCCTGCCTGGTGCTCGGCTGCGCGGCCGCCGCGGTGATCGCCCGGCTGGCCGAGGTCCGCACCGACCGCCGGGACGTCACCGAGGTGCTGCTGCGCCTCGGCACCTCGCCCCGGCTGCTGTTCGGCGCGGTCGCACTGCGCACCCTGGCCGTCGGCACGACGCTGCTGCTGACCGGCGGGGCGACCGCCGCGCTGGCGGCCGCCGGTCTGCGCTGACCGCTCCGGTCAGCCGGCCGCGGCGAGCTGGCCGCAGGCGCCGTCGATCTCCTGGCCGCGGGTGTCGCGGACGGTCGTCGGCACGCCGTGGGCCCGGAGCCGGCGGACGAACTCGCGCTCGTCCTCGGGCCGGGAGGCCGTCCACTTGGAACCCGGCGTCGGGTTCAGCGGGATCAGGTTGACGTGCACCCGGTGGTTCTTGATCAACCGGCCGAGCAGGTCGGCCCGCCAGGCCTGGTCGTTGATGTCCTTGATCAGCGCGTACTCGATGGAGATCCGGCGGCCGGACTTCTCCGCGTAGTTCCAGGCCGCGTCCAGCACCTCGGCGACCTTCCACCGGGTGTTCACCGGCACCAGCTCGTCGCGCAGCTCGTCGTCCGGGGCGTGCAGCGACAGCGCCAGGCGGCAGCTCAGGCCCTCGTCGGCGAAGCGGTGCATCGCCGGGACGAGGCCGACGGTGGAGACCGTGATGCCGCGCTGGGACAGCCCGAAGCCGTCCGGCGCCGGGTCGGTCAGCCGGCGGATCGCGGCCAGCACCCGGTTGTAGTTGGCCAGCGGCTCGCCCATGCCCATGAAGACCACGTTGGACAGCCGCGCCTCGCCGGCCGGACCGCTGCCGTCCTCGACGGACGACGTCCCGCGCGCCCCGAACTCCCCGACCTTGAGCGCGCGCATCCCGGCGGCGATCTGCTCGACGATCTCGGCGGTGGAGAGGTTGCGGGTCAGCCCGGCCTGACCGGTGGCGCAGAACGGGCAGTTCATCCCGCAGCCCGCCTGCGAGCTGATGCACATGGTGACCCGGTCCGGGTAGCGCATCAGCACGGACTCCACGAGCGTGCCGTCGAAGAGCTTCCACAGCGTCTTGC
The genomic region above belongs to Streptomyces sp. 1331.2 and contains:
- the rlmN gene encoding 23S rRNA (adenine(2503)-C(2))-methyltransferase RlmN, which codes for MPKPGELTFVAPRGAKPPRHLADLSPAERKEAVAELGEQPFRAKQLSNHYFGRMSNDPAGWTDIPAASREKLTGSLLPELMSVVRHVSCDDDATRKTLWKLFDGTLVESVLMRYPDRVTMCISSQAGCGMNCPFCATGQAGLTRNLSTAEIVEQIAAGMRALKVGEFGARGTSSVEDGSGPAGEARLSNVVFMGMGEPLANYNRVLAAIRRLTDPAPDGFGLSQRGITVSTVGLVPAMHRFADEGLSCRLALSLHAPDDELRDELVPVNTRWKVAEVLDAAWNYAEKSGRRISIEYALIKDINDQAWRADLLGRLIKNHRVHVNLIPLNPTPGSKWTASRPEDEREFVRRLRAHGVPTTVRDTRGQEIDGACGQLAAAG
- a CDS encoding ABC transporter ATP-binding protein, with product MSAAPPDNDVLWARGIVKSHHSTPALRGISLGVREGEVLAVTGPRGSGKSTLLGCLSARLPVDEGEVWFNSAPVHTLNRAGRERLRRDRFGFVGSEPQLVPELTARENVALPLLLAGAGNKAAYTAADEWLERLDVGDFARHRPDRLVQSQRQRVAVARALAPQPPVVFADDPTAPLHREAADQVLRILTSAARSHQLTLVLATHDPELVRFADRAVALVDGRLTAPAAPVPRGTTGAPAVTATRL
- a CDS encoding aspartate aminotransferase family protein — protein: MTADPAQKDLSKTAYDHLWMHFTRMSSYENSPVPTIVKGEGTYIWDDKGRKYIDGLAGLFVVQAGHGRTELAEVAAKQAKELAFFPIWSYAHPKAVELAERLANYAPGDLNKVFFSTGGGEAVETAWKLAKQYFKLIGKPTKYKVISRAIAYHGTPQGALSITGLPGLKAPFEPLVPGTHKAPNTNIYRAPHYLEGPDGTVDPEAYGRWCADQVEEAILFEGPETVAAVFVEPVQNAGGCFPPPPGYFQRLREICDRHDVLMVSDEVICAFGRLGTMFGADKFGYVPDMITCAKGMTSGYSPIGATIISDRIAEPFYKGDNTFLHGYTFAGHPVSSAVALANLDIFEREGLNQHVLDNESRFLGTLSKLRDLPIVGDVRGNGYFYGIELVKDKITKESFNDEETERVLYGFLSKALFDNGLYCRADDRGDPVVQLAPPLISDQSTFDEIEQILRTSLTDAWAKL